In the genome of Polaromonas vacuolata, the window CAATAAATAAGCCCGCGCTTTTAAGTCCGGGCTTTTTTACCTTCAGGCCTCTGGCGTACCCAATACTTGCTGGAGTTCGCCGTTTTGGTACATCTCCATCATGATGTCAGAGCCGCCCACAAACTCACCCTTGACGTAAAGCTGGGGAATGGTTGGCCAGTTGCTGTATTCCTTAATGCCGTGGCGAATTTCTTCGTCTTCCAGCACGTTGACAGTAGCTGGTTTGGCTACGCCGCAGGCTTTGAGAACTTGAATCGCTTTGCCGGAAAAGCCGCATTGTGGGAACTGGGCAGTGCCCTTCATGAACAGCACGACGTCGCTGGATTTGACGATTTGGTCTATGCGTTGTTGGGTCTCTTGAGTCATGTGCTTGTCCTTTGAAAGTTTTGTCTGGCTTTTGATGTCGGCTAAGCCAGAGCTAGGTAAATAGAATCGATTAAACCGATTGCAATGTAATCATTATCGAGGGCTTTGTAAGGTCTTGTTTTACAACGGCCAACGGCCTCCGGAACAACGTGTAATTCCGGCTAGATCTTTGCGGCCTTGCACCTGCTCATAACCGCGTTGCACTAAGAGTGCCAGTACCCGCTCGGCTTGGTCGTAGCCGTGCTCTAGCAGCAGCCATCCACCCGGCGTCAGGCAGTCGGGCGCTTGTGCAATGATTTGCCTAATATCGTCCAGTCCGTCTTTTCCTGCGCTTAGCGCTTGACGCGGTTCATGCCTTAAGGCGCGCAAATGTGGGTCGGCGTCTTCGATATAAGGCGGGTTGCTCACAATCATCTCGAACTTATCCGTGATTTCCTCTAGCCAATTACTGCGCACGAATTGCAGACTTAAACCCAATTTGAGCGCATTGGCTTTTGCGACTTCTAGTGCGTCCACGCTGGCGTCTAGCGCAAACACTTCAATAGCTTTAAGACTGTGCGCAAGGGCCAGCGCGATCGCGCCGCTACCGGTTCCTAGGTCTATGATTTTGATGGACTTATCGTTACGCTGGGCGAGTAAATCCAGTGCCCATTCGACCAGCGTCTCAGTGTCTGGCCTAGGCACCAGCACGCGCGCATCGCATAGCAGCGCTAATCCAAAAAACTCTTTCTCGCCGACGATGTAGGCCAGTGGTTCGTCGTCTGCTCGGCGTTGGCAAAAGTCAGCATAGTTTTGCGCCGCCGCTGCGCTTAGGGTTTGATCGTCATGGGCTAGCAACCAAGCTCTTTCATGGCTCTGGCGGCCCAACGTATGCAGCAGTAATAACTGCGCGTCCAAGCGAGGCAAGCCTTGCGCTGTAGCCTGGTCCAAGGCTTGCATCAGGGTAAGTGACGGTGGCATGGCTTAGTTTTGTACCGTGCTTTCTAGCTCGGCAAGTTGTTCCGCGCCACGCGCGACTTGCAAGGCCGTCAGCACATCGCCCAAGTCGCCCTCCATGATGGTCAGCAGCTTGTACAGCGTCAGGTTGATGCGGTGATCTGTGAGCCGACCTTGCGGGAAGTTGTAGGTGCGGATTCGATCGCTGCGGTCGCCGCTGCCGACCAGACCTTTACGCATGGCTGCATCTTTGGCAGCGCGCTCGGCGCGGTCTTTCTCGACGATGCGGGCGGATAGTACCTGCAGTGCTTTGGCTTTGTTGCGGTGCTGGCTGCGGTCATCTTGGCATTCGGCGACTATGCCAGTTGGCAGGTGGGTGACGCGCACGGCAGAGTCGGTCTTGTTGATGTGCTGACCGCCGGCGCCGCTGGCCCGGTAGGTGTCTATGCGTAAATCGGCCGGATTAATCAGTATCGCCACTGCCTCGTCGGGCTCTGGTAAGACGGCTACAGTGCAGGCGCTGGTATGTATGCGTCCTTGGGTTTCGGTACTGGGTACGCGCTGCACACGGTGGCCGCCAGACTCAAACCTGAGCTTGCCGTAAACGCCCACGCCGTGCGCATCTGGGCTGCCGTCCACGCGCAGCACGACTTCTTTGTAGCCGCCTAATTCGCTGGCCGATTCACTGATGATCTCGCAGCGCCAGCCCATGCGTTCGGCATAACGGGTGTAGAGACGAAATAAGTCGCCTGCAAACAGGGCTGATTCGTCGCCACCGGTGCCGGCGCGAATTTCGATAAACGCCGGTCTGGCGTCGTCGGGGTCCTTGGGTATCAGCATCAGTTGCAGACCGTCATCGATGCTGGCAATGTCGGCTTTAGCCGCGGCGATTTCTTCTTCTGCCATTTGCGCCATCTCAGGATCGGCTTTGGCTTCTGCCAGCATTTCCTGCGCGCCGGCCAGATCAGCCTCGCGAGCGGTGAGCAGGCGGTATTGATCGGCCACCACGCTGGACTCGGCGTGTTCGCGTGTCAGCGATCTGAAGCGGTTTAAGTCGCTGACCACATCGCTGGCCGAGAGCAATGCATCGAGCTCGTGCAGGCGTAGCAGCGTGCGGTCTAGGGTTTGGCGTAGAAAAGGTTTCATGGCGGGCGGTGTCGAAGTGGCGGATCACAAGAAAAATCCGGTGTGTGCCGGACGCAATAAGGCAGGGCGGCAGGCAGTCCTGCACGCGGCGCTAATGTTGCTTGTCTTGTCCGCTAGTCAACGGCGCGTTGCGTAAAAATAGCCGCGAAACCGTTTGCGCTGTGGCGGCACGACTGTCAGCATCGCCGGTGTGCAGCTCGGCCATAGTGCCGTGCAACATTTTTTGCGTTAGCCCGCGGCTTAGCGCTTCGAGTACTGCTTCAACCGGCTCGCCTCTAGCCAGCATTTTTTTGGCGCGGGCAATTTCATGGTCGCGCCACTCTTCTGCTTGGGCGTTGATTTGCTGAATCAATGGCACAGTGCCGCGCTGGTCTAGCCAGTGCATGAAGTTTTGCACACCGGCGTCAATAATCACCTCGGCTTGAGCGACGGCTGCTTGGCGGCTGTCTTTGCCGCTTTGGACGACTTGGGCCAAGTCATCGACGGTGTAGAGGTAGATGTCGGGTAAATCCTTGACTTCGGGCTCTATGTCGCGCGGCACGGCCAAGTCGACCATGAACATCGGTTTGCGTTTACGCAGTTTGACGGCGCGCTCTACTGCCCCCAGACCAATGATTGGCAGTGTGCTGGCGGTGCAGCTAATGACCGCATCAAACTCGTGCAAGCGGCTGGGTAGATCAGCTAGACGCATGACTTGTGCGCCGAAACGCGCGGCAAGTAGCTCGCCGCGTTCCAGTGTGCGATTGGCTATCGTCATGGATTTGGGGTTTTTGGCGGCAAAGTGCGTAGCCGCCAGATCAATCATTTCGCCAGCACCGACAAACAAAACCTTGATGTCGCCCAAGTCTTCAAACAATTGACTGGCTAGCCGTACTGCGGCCGCGGCCATGCTGATGCTGTGCTCGCCGATTTCGGTACTGCTGCGTACTTCCTTGGCGACGGCAAAAGAGCGCTGAAACAACTGGTGCAGGGTTGACCCCATCGCGCCAGCGTCTTCGGCGGCGCGTACTGCATCTTTCATCTGGCCTAGGATTTGGGGCTCGCCGAGCACCATGGAGTCCAGTCCGCTGGCGACGCGAAAAGCGTGGCGTGCGGCTTGGTCACCTTTGAGTGCGTAGGTGTGTGAGCGTAGCAAGTCCGGTGATACGCCGCCGCTGTGGGCCAGCCACTCTAGGGTTTGCGCCACGTCTTCTGAGCTAGCTTGTTTGCCCGCGCAATAAATCTCGGTGCGGTTGCAGGTCGAGAGTATGGTGGCCTCGGTTTGGCGCGCCCAGGTCGAGCGTAAGCCTTTCAAAGTTGGCGCCATTTGCTCTACTGAAAAAGCAAATCGTCCACGCAAATCCAGCGGTGCGGTGTGATGGTTTAGCCCAAGGGCCCAGACTGACATTTGCTCATTATAAAATTGAAGTGCTGTTTGCGACGCCCAAAGCTTAAATCAGCCGTATAGTTTTTTTAAATCGTCCACAAACTTCTTGCATGACCGCTTATCTGCTTATCAATCACTTGCTTAATTTTCTGGCTCCAGTCGCGGCTCTCGCACTCATGGTGGTGTTGATGACAAGAATTTTTTACCGCAGCTCTAAACAGAAAAGACACGCAAAAATCGGTCCGGGCCGACAGCTGTTAATTGTTTTTGCTGTCAATTTGACATTTTTTACGGCCGGTTTACTGCTCTTTGGCAGCGACGCAAGAATGCTGAGCTACTTCGCGATGGCGCTAGGCTCGGCGGCTTGCTTGTGGCGTTTTGTTCGGGCTTGATAGAGCTTGTTAGGCTCAAACGGCGGGGTTAAACAAGTCCAGTCTGTCTGTGATGATGCCGTCTGTGCCAAGAGCTTGCAGCCGTATCACCACCGCTTGGTCGTTGACGGTGTAGCTCAAGGTCTTAAAGCCTGCGGCCTTGGCCTTGCCTACGCTGCTTTCGTCCCACAGCAGGTAGTTGCAAATCACCGCCACACAGCCCAGACGCTGGGCAAGCGCCACCCAATCCGGCGTGAGTTTATGCAGCAGCAATCCGCGCGGCAGCTGCGGCTGCGCCTTCTGTGCCGCTTCCAGTGAAGCGACTTGAAAAGAGGTGAGCAGCGGCGGCGTGACGGCGTTTTTCCATAGCGCAGCGGCGGCGTTGGCTACGGCGCTGCCGGTGATCGCTTCCAAGCCTGGCGACGGCTTGATCTCGATGTTGAGAAAAAAATCGTTTTTTAAACAGTATTGGGCTACGCCCTCAAAGCTAGGCAAGGCCTCGCCTTTGAAGGCTGGTGAGTGCCAGCTGCCCGCGTCTAGTTGAGACAAGGCCGCCCAATTTTGAGCGCGTGCCTCGCCGCTGCCGCTGCTGGTGCGCTCTAGCGTGCTGTCATGCAGCAAAAACAAAACATCGTCGGCGCTGAGTTTGACGTCGCATTCAAACATCTTGTAGCCCAGTGCGGCGCCGGCTTTAAAGGCTGCCAGTGTATTTTCTGGTGCTAACTTGCCGGCGCCGCGGTGGGCTATCCAGCGGGGGTAGGGCCAGTTTTTTGTCATCATGTTGAGATTCTCTGTCCGCTGCTGGAATCAAACCAGTGCAGTCTGTCGGTGCGTGGCGCTAAGTGCAGGGTTTGGCCGATTTCGGGCGCTTTTGAGACGCTCTCGTCAGTACGCACAGTCAGGCGTTCTTCACCTAAGCGGCAGTAAACCAAGCGCTCGGCGCCCAGCATTTCTACCGTCTCGACGATGGCCGGCCAGCCGCTGTTGGCAACTTGCAGATGTTCTGGCCGTATGCCGAGAATGGCGCCAGCCGGGCCGCCAAAGTCGGCGTTCGGCGCGGCGCTGAGTAAGTTCATCGGCGGTGAGCCCATAAAGCTGGCGACAAAGGTGGTGGCGGGCTGGTGGTAGACCTCCTCAGGCGTGCCGAACTGCTCCATGCGCCCGGCATTCATGACCATCATGCGCTGGGCCAGCGTCATGGCCTCGACTTGGTCATGGGTCACAAACAGCGAGGTAATGCCTAGCTCACGGTGCAGTTTTTGAATTTCAAGCCGGGTTTGCACACGCAGTTTGGCGTCAAGATTAGACAGCGGCTCGTCAAACAAAAACACCTGGGGCTGGCGCACTATGGCCCGACCCATGGCCACGCGCTGACGCTGACCGCCCGAAAGTTCTCGGGGCTTGCGCTCAAGCAGTGCGCTGAGTTCTAGGATTTGCGCTGCCTTGTCGACCCGCGCTTTGATCTCTATGGTCGGCAGTTTGGCAATCTTCAAACCATAGGCCATGTTTTCAAACACGCTCATGTGTGGATAGAGCGCGTAGTTCTGAAACACCATGGCAATGTCGCGCTTGGCGGGTTCCAAGTCGTTCACTTTTTTCCCGCCAATCAAGATGTTGCCTTCGGTGACTTCTTCTAGGCCTGCCACCATACGCAGCAGCGTGGATTTGCCGCAACCCGACGGGCCGACTATGACCACGAATTCGCCATCCTTTATATCTACGCTCACGCCGTGCAGCACCTGCACCTCGGTTTTTTTCGAGGCGTAGCGTTTGACAATTTTTTCCAGAGTAATCGATGACATAGCTTTGCTTTTTCTCACTTATTTTTCGGTGTCGACCAGGCCTTTGACAAACCAACGCTGCATCAATACCACCACTAATGTCGGTGGCAGCATGGCCAGAATCACGGTCGCCATGACGATGTTCCACTCGTTGCCGCCTTCGCCGCCGGCGATCATGCGTTTAATGCCAATGACTACCGGATACATGTCCTCGCTAGTAGTGGCCAGTAGCGGCCACAGATATTGATTCCAGCCATAAATGAACTGGATCACGAACAGCGCGGCAATCGTGGTCTTGGACAGGGGTAGCAAAATATCCCAGAAAAAACGCATAGGGCCAGCGCCATCCATGCGCGCGGCTTCCAGCATTTCCTCGGGCACGGTTAGAAAAAATTGGCGAAACAAAAAAGTTGCGGTGGCCGACGCAATCAGCGGAATCGTCAAACCTGAAAAACTGTTCAGCATGCCCAGATCGGCGACGACTTGGTAAGTCGGTCCAATCCGTACTTCCACTGGCAGCATCAAGGTGATGAAGATGGACCAGAAGAAAAAGCCTTTAAAGGGAAAGCGGAAGTAGACGATGGCAAACGCCGACAGCAGCGAAATCGAAATCTTGCCGAAGGCGATGATGAGGGCCGTGACCAGACTGACCCAAAGCATGCGGCCGACGGGTGCGTTCGAGCCGGCGCCGCCGCCGTTGCCTAACAGCGCGGCTTTATAGGTTTCCCAAAAGTGACTACCTGGCAGCAGCGTCATTGGTGTTTGCGCTACCTCTTGAGCGGTGTGAGTAGAGGCAATAAAGGCCAGGTAGACCGGAAAGGCCACCACCACAATGCCCAGTATCAGTAGCAAATGGACTAACAGGCCGAGTAAGGGACGGCGCTCAACCATGGTTGACTTTCGCTGCTGGCGTTTTCATGCGTAATTGACTTTCTTCTCAACGTAGCGGAACTGGAATACGGTTAGCGCAATAACTATGACCATTAAAACGACTGATTGCGCCGCCGAGCCGCCCAAGTCCATGGCTTTAAAGCCGTCGTAGTAAACCTTGTAGACCAGCGTAGAGGTGTCGCGCCCCGGCCCGCCGTGAGTGGTCGCGTCAATAATGGCGAAGGTATCAAAAAACGCGTAGACCAAGTTAATCACTAAGAGGAAAAACGTAGTCGGTGAGAGCAGTGGAAACTGAATGCTGGTAAAACGCTTCCACGGCCCGGCGCCGTCTATCGCGGCCGCTTCTATTAGCGACTTAGGGATAGATTGCAGGCCAGCGACAAAAAACAAAAAGTTGTAAGAGACCTGTTTCCATACCGCCGCCGAGACGATAAGTCCCATGGCGTGATTCGAGTTGAGCAGGTAGTCGGTCTGAAAGCCTATCGACTGGGCCAGCCAGTAAGACACTATGCCCAAGGACGGCGAGAACATAAAAATCCACAACACGCCAGCGACGGCGGGTGCTACTGCGTAAGGCACTATCAGCAGCGTGCGGTAAAACAGCGCGCCCTTGATGATGCGGTCGGCCAGAACCGCCAGCATTAAAGACACGCCAATTCCGATGGTTGCGACCAAGGTCGAGAAGACGGCGGTGGTTTTAAACGATTCAAGATAGCCGGAGTCTGAAAATAGCGCCTTGAAGTTATCCAAGCCTACCCACTCAGTAGACAGGCCGAACGGGTCTTGCAATTGAAAAGATTGCAGCAAGGCTTGGCCGGCTGGCCAGAAAAAAAACACCGTGATGATGCAAAACTGCGGCGCTAGCAGCAGCCAGGGCAGCCAGGTCGACTTGAACAGAACGCGCTTTTCCATGGTGCTAAAGCTACTCCGGCTGGATAAATAAAATAAAAAATGGGCAAGCAGCCGTGTTGTTTGCCACTTGCCTTGAACCTCGTGTTGTGTCCATGCCTTACCCATGCATGACCGCTGTCCGACTTATGACTTGTTGGCTTTTTCGAACTTTTCGAGTTGCTCGTTGCCGCGTCTGACCGCATCGTCCAGCGCCTGTTTTGGCTCTTTTTTGCCGGCCCAGATTTGTTCGGTTTCTTCGTCGATGATGGTGCGTATCTGTACGAAATTGCCCAAACGAATGCCGCGCGATTTGTCAGTGGTTTTACGAATCATCTGCTGCACGGCGACGTCGGTGCCTGGAAACTGCTTGTAATAACCAGACTTCTCGGTCAACTCATAGGCCGCAGTGGTGATGGGCAGATAACCCGTGCGCTTGTGGCTGGCTGACTGCACTTCTGGGCTGGAGAGGTATTTAAAGAACTGGGCCACGCCTTTGTATTCCGCCGGTTTTTTACCCGCCATTACCCAAAGACTGGCACCACCGATAGCCGTGTTTTGCGGTGCGCCGGCTACGTCTGGGTAGTAAGGCAAGGGTGCAAGGCCATAGGCAAATTTGGCATTTTTACTCACGTCGGCGTAAGAGCCGGATGAGCCGGTGAACATCGCGCATTCGCCAGAAACAAAGCTGGGTACTGAAACGCTGGCGCGACCTTTGTAGACAAACAAGCCCTGTTTAGACATGTTGGCAAGGTTTTCAAAGTGACGCAGATGCAGTGGCGAGTTAAAGGTCAGACGCGCGCTGTTGCCACCAAAACCGTTGTTTTGGGTCGCGAACAAGACGTTGTGCCAGGTCGAAAAACTCTCTAGCTGCACCCAGCTCATCCAGCTGGTGGTGTAAGGGCATTTGGAGCCAGACGCCTTGAGTTTGGCGGCGGCGGCTACCACTTCAGGCCAAGTGCTTGGCGCTTTGTTGGGGTCTAGGCCAGCAGCTTTAAAGGCGTCTTTGTTGTAGTAAAAAATCGTTGTCGAACTGTTGAACGGAAACGACAGCATCTGGCCGTTCGCTGCCGTGTAATAACCCGCAACCGCTGGCACGTAAGACTTGGGGTCAAAGGCGACGCCGCTTTCCTTCATGACTTCGGCAACCGGCTTGATTGCGCCCTTGGCGGCCATCATGGTGGCGGTGCCGACTTCAAATACTTGCAAAATATGTGGCGCATTGCCGGCCCGAAAGGCTGCCGTGGCAGTGGCCATGGACTCGTCGTAATTGCCCTTGAAGGTGGGCACGACTTTGTAGTCTTTTTGGCTGTCGTTGAACTGCTTGGCTTGGTCGTTAACCCATTCATTGAGCCCGCCCGTCATGGAGTGCCACCACTGAATCTCGGTCTGGGCCTGGCTGATGATGGGCAGGCACAAAGTGACGGCGGCTAGGGCCGTGGCGGCAAAACGGTTTTTCATGAAGGCTGTCTCCGAGGAAAAGTTGGATCAAGTTTACAAAAGTTAACCATCAAGTTTAGAGCGCGATTGTGACAGTCTTGCGCAAGCTTTACGCATTGGCGTTGTGGCGTGTATTTCCTCCTTTTTTTGAGGCAATACCCCTGCGCTTCTCGCCAGTTTTTTTCAAAGTAAAATGTTTCGCTCTTGCACAGAAGTGGTCGGGCATATTTTTGCGCTGGCCCAGCCATCCCAAAAAGCCACGATGAACGCACCCACCACACTCGAAGAATTAAATGTTTTTGCGCCCTATGCAGCACATGACGAAGTGCGCATTCGCGAAATCCCTTACAACTACACCTCTTTTTCTGATCGTGAAGTGGTCACCCGTCTACTGGGCGTACGCGCATGGGACTTGCTCAATGAGCTGCGTGGTGAGCGCCGCACTGGCCGCTCGGCGCGTATGTTGTACGAAGTCTTGGGCGACATTTGGGTAGTGCAGCGCAACCCTTACTTGCAAGACGATTTGTTAGATAACCCCAAGCGCCGCAAGTTGCTGGTCGAGGCTTTGCAACACCGTCTCGGCGAAGTCGAAAAACGTCGCACACCAGACATCGATATCCAACGCGATGCCATAGTTGTAGAACTACTGAATGCGGCCCGGGCTGCGGTTAGCCGCTTTTCTGACTCTTTTGAATCCATGGCTAAGTTGCGCCGCCAGACCGAGCGTCAACTGGGCAAACTCACGCTTAAAGACAACATCAAGTTTGATGGCTTGTCGCGCGTATCCCATGTCACTGACGCCACCGACTGGCGCGTCGAGTACCCGTTTGTTGTCCTCACCCCGGATACTGAAGTTGAGATGGCCGGTCTGGTCAAAGGCTGTATCGATTTAGGCTTGACCATAGTGCCACGCGGCGGCGGCACGGGTTACACCGGCGGCGCGATTCCATTGACTTGGAAATCAGCCGTCATCAACACCGAAAAACTCGAAGCCATGACCGAGGTTGAGATGGTTTCCCTGCCCGGTCTGGCCGAGCCAGTTGCCACTGTTTGGACCGAAGCCGGTGTGGTCACCCAGCGTGTGGCCGATGCGGCTGAGCGCGGCGGTTATGTGTTTGCGGTCGACCCCACCTCTGCCGAAGCCTCTTGCATAGGCGGCAATATCGCCATGAATGCGGGCGGTAAAAAGGCTGTGCTGTGGGGCACGGCGCTGGATAACTTGGCTTCTTGGCGCATGGTCACGCCAGATTCGCAGTGGCTGGAAGTCACGCGTATCAACCACAATCTGGGCAAGATTCATGATGCTGAAATGGCCAGTTTTGAGCTCAAGTACTTTGAGGCCGACGGCAAAAAACTGCTGCGCACCGAGCAGCTCGACATTCCCGGTAATCGCTTTCGTAAAGAAGGCTTGGGCAAAGACGTTACCGACAAATTTCTAAGCGGCTTGCCCGGGATTCAAAAAGAAGGCTGCGACGGCTTAATTACCAGCGCCCGCTGGATTGTTCACCGCATGCCGGTCCACACGCGCACGGTTTGCATGGAGTTTTTTGGCAATGCCAAAGACGCCGTGCCCAGCATTGTGGAGATCAAAGACTTTATGTTTGCCGAGCAAAAGCGCAGCCAAGCGCTGGGCTCGCCGGTATTGCTCGCCGGGCTAGAGCATTTAGACGACCGCTATCTTCGCGCTGTCGGCTACGCTACCAAATCCA includes:
- a CDS encoding sn-glycerol-3-phosphate import ATP-binding protein UgpC, giving the protein MSSITLEKIVKRYASKKTEVQVLHGVSVDIKDGEFVVIVGPSGCGKSTLLRMVAGLEEVTEGNILIGGKKVNDLEPAKRDIAMVFQNYALYPHMSVFENMAYGLKIAKLPTIEIKARVDKAAQILELSALLERKPRELSGGQRQRVAMGRAIVRQPQVFLFDEPLSNLDAKLRVQTRLEIQKLHRELGITSLFVTHDQVEAMTLAQRMMVMNAGRMEQFGTPEEVYHQPATTFVASFMGSPPMNLLSAAPNADFGGPAGAILGIRPEHLQVANSGWPAIVETVEMLGAERLVYCRLGEERLTVRTDESVSKAPEIGQTLHLAPRTDRLHWFDSSSGQRIST
- the hemA gene encoding glutamyl-tRNA reductase encodes the protein MSVWALGLNHHTAPLDLRGRFAFSVEQMAPTLKGLRSTWARQTEATILSTCNRTEIYCAGKQASSEDVAQTLEWLAHSGGVSPDLLRSHTYALKGDQAARHAFRVASGLDSMVLGEPQILGQMKDAVRAAEDAGAMGSTLHQLFQRSFAVAKEVRSSTEIGEHSISMAAAAVRLASQLFEDLGDIKVLFVGAGEMIDLAATHFAAKNPKSMTIANRTLERGELLAARFGAQVMRLADLPSRLHEFDAVISCTASTLPIIGLGAVERAVKLRKRKPMFMVDLAVPRDIEPEVKDLPDIYLYTVDDLAQVVQSGKDSRQAAVAQAEVIIDAGVQNFMHWLDQRGTVPLIQQINAQAEEWRDHEIARAKKMLARGEPVEAVLEALSRGLTQKMLHGTMAELHTGDADSRAATAQTVSRLFLRNAPLTSGQDKQH
- the prmC gene encoding peptide chain release factor N(5)-glutamine methyltransferase produces the protein MPPSLTLMQALDQATAQGLPRLDAQLLLLHTLGRQSHERAWLLAHDDQTLSAAAAQNYADFCQRRADDEPLAYIVGEKEFFGLALLCDARVLVPRPDTETLVEWALDLLAQRNDKSIKIIDLGTGSGAIALALAHSLKAIEVFALDASVDALEVAKANALKLGLSLQFVRSNWLEEITDKFEMIVSNPPYIEDADPHLRALRHEPRQALSAGKDGLDDIRQIIAQAPDCLTPGGWLLLEHGYDQAERVLALLVQRGYEQVQGRKDLAGITRCSGGRWPL
- the prfA gene encoding peptide chain release factor 1, which translates into the protein MKPFLRQTLDRTLLRLHELDALLSASDVVSDLNRFRSLTREHAESSVVADQYRLLTAREADLAGAQEMLAEAKADPEMAQMAEEEIAAAKADIASIDDGLQLMLIPKDPDDARPAFIEIRAGTGGDESALFAGDLFRLYTRYAERMGWRCEIISESASELGGYKEVVLRVDGSPDAHGVGVYGKLRFESGGHRVQRVPSTETQGRIHTSACTVAVLPEPDEAVAILINPADLRIDTYRASGAGGQHINKTDSAVRVTHLPTGIVAECQDDRSQHRNKAKALQVLSARIVEKDRAERAAKDAAMRKGLVGSGDRSDRIRTYNFPQGRLTDHRINLTLYKLLTIMEGDLGDVLTALQVARGAEQLAELESTVQN
- the grxD gene encoding Grx4 family monothiol glutaredoxin; translation: MTQETQQRIDQIVKSSDVVLFMKGTAQFPQCGFSGKAIQVLKACGVAKPATVNVLEDEEIRHGIKEYSNWPTIPQLYVKGEFVGGSDIMMEMYQNGELQQVLGTPEA
- the ugpB gene encoding sn-glycerol-3-phosphate ABC transporter substrate-binding protein UgpB — protein: MKNRFAATALAAVTLCLPIISQAQTEIQWWHSMTGGLNEWVNDQAKQFNDSQKDYKVVPTFKGNYDESMATATAAFRAGNAPHILQVFEVGTATMMAAKGAIKPVAEVMKESGVAFDPKSYVPAVAGYYTAANGQMLSFPFNSSTTIFYYNKDAFKAAGLDPNKAPSTWPEVVAAAAKLKASGSKCPYTTSWMSWVQLESFSTWHNVLFATQNNGFGGNSARLTFNSPLHLRHFENLANMSKQGLFVYKGRASVSVPSFVSGECAMFTGSSGSYADVSKNAKFAYGLAPLPYYPDVAGAPQNTAIGGASLWVMAGKKPAEYKGVAQFFKYLSSPEVQSASHKRTGYLPITTAAYELTEKSGYYKQFPGTDVAVQQMIRKTTDKSRGIRLGNFVQIRTIIDEETEQIWAGKKEPKQALDDAVRRGNEQLEKFEKANKS
- the ugpA gene encoding sn-glycerol-3-phosphate ABC transporter permease UgpA, with product MEKRVLFKSTWLPWLLLAPQFCIITVFFFWPAGQALLQSFQLQDPFGLSTEWVGLDNFKALFSDSGYLESFKTTAVFSTLVATIGIGVSLMLAVLADRIIKGALFYRTLLIVPYAVAPAVAGVLWIFMFSPSLGIVSYWLAQSIGFQTDYLLNSNHAMGLIVSAAVWKQVSYNFLFFVAGLQSIPKSLIEAAAIDGAGPWKRFTSIQFPLLSPTTFFLLVINLVYAFFDTFAIIDATTHGGPGRDTSTLVYKVYYDGFKAMDLGGSAAQSVVLMVIVIALTVFQFRYVEKKVNYA
- the ugpE gene encoding sn-glycerol-3-phosphate ABC transporter permease UgpE, with the translated sequence MVERRPLLGLLVHLLLILGIVVVAFPVYLAFIASTHTAQEVAQTPMTLLPGSHFWETYKAALLGNGGGAGSNAPVGRMLWVSLVTALIIAFGKISISLLSAFAIVYFRFPFKGFFFWSIFITLMLPVEVRIGPTYQVVADLGMLNSFSGLTIPLIASATATFLFRQFFLTVPEEMLEAARMDGAGPMRFFWDILLPLSKTTIAALFVIQFIYGWNQYLWPLLATTSEDMYPVVIGIKRMIAGGEGGNEWNIVMATVILAMLPPTLVVVLMQRWFVKGLVDTEK
- the ugpQ gene encoding glycerophosphodiester phosphodiesterase; the protein is MMTKNWPYPRWIAHRGAGKLAPENTLAAFKAGAALGYKMFECDVKLSADDVLFLLHDSTLERTSSGSGEARAQNWAALSQLDAGSWHSPAFKGEALPSFEGVAQYCLKNDFFLNIEIKPSPGLEAITGSAVANAAAALWKNAVTPPLLTSFQVASLEAAQKAQPQLPRGLLLHKLTPDWVALAQRLGCVAVICNYLLWDESSVGKAKAAGFKTLSYTVNDQAVVIRLQALGTDGIITDRLDLFNPAV